From a region of the Candidatus Brocadia sp. genome:
- a CDS encoding DNA-binding protein: protein MKRGSALFTTALLALIPLVLGYSAHAETKKLDKTPPEHLYMKEKQQAPPVSHQDVSALSGKVVETMNSGGYTYLCIEKDGKKTWAAILETKVAVGQEIALQPGYEMVNFASKTLNRTFDKIIFSTGPASQEGTVDVKSFHGKTAETKTKEAAPAEKIQVEKASAADAYTVAELYGKKAELDTKNVTVRGKVVKVSSGIMGRNWLHVQDGTGNQQDGSNDLVVTSKDLAAVGDVVTISGTLYKDKDFGSGYKYDVIVEQASIKK from the coding sequence ATGAAAAGAGGTTCGGCGTTATTTACCACTGCTCTGTTGGCTTTGATTCCTTTGGTTTTGGGATACAGCGCGCATGCTGAAACGAAGAAATTAGACAAAACACCGCCGGAGCATTTATATATGAAGGAAAAGCAGCAGGCCCCTCCCGTTTCCCATCAGGACGTGTCGGCCCTCTCTGGCAAGGTGGTGGAAACGATGAACAGCGGTGGTTACACCTACCTCTGTATCGAGAAGGACGGCAAAAAAACCTGGGCGGCTATCCTGGAGACAAAGGTGGCCGTTGGGCAGGAGATAGCCCTGCAGCCCGGTTATGAAATGGTTAATTTTGCCAGCAAGACCCTAAACCGTACCTTTGACAAAATCATCTTCTCTACCGGACCCGCATCACAGGAGGGGACTGTTGATGTAAAGAGTTTCCACGGTAAAACCGCAGAAACCAAGACGAAAGAGGCCGCTCCCGCCGAGAAGATACAGGTAGAGAAGGCTTCCGCTGCCGATGCTTACACCGTGGCGGAACTTTACGGGAAAAAGGCCGAGCTTGACACGAAAAACGTTACCGTGCGGGGCAAGGTAGTGAAGGTCTCGTCCGGAATTATGGGAAGGAACTGGCTGCACGTCCAGGACGGAACGGGAAATCAGCAGGACGGGAGCAATGATCTGGTGGTGACATCAAAAGACCTGGCTGCTGTGGGCGATGTTGTAACCATTAGTGGGACTTTATACAAGGACAAGGACTTTGGGAGTGGCTACAAGTATGACGTGATTGTAGAACAGGCAAGTATCAAAAAATGA
- a CDS encoding MOSC domain-containing protein, with protein MKEACILSVQAGLPRTMVGIHATGSPDKPWQTGIFKAPVYGHVWLGTLNLDGDAQADLSVHGGPHKAINAYPSEHYPYWKQTLHLPDMPYGAFGENFTTSGLLEDEVCIGDVFHAGEALVQVSQPRQPCWKIERRWEIQDFGARMKQTGKTGWYFRVLREGYVEAGNTLVLTGRSFPQWTVATAYAIMRNRRTDATAARELARCPALSPRWQENLIAATPG; from the coding sequence ATGAAAGAAGCATGCATCCTCTCAGTTCAGGCTGGTTTGCCAAGAACCATGGTCGGAATACACGCAACCGGTTCACCTGATAAGCCGTGGCAGACGGGCATCTTCAAGGCGCCCGTTTACGGCCATGTATGGCTGGGTACGCTGAACCTCGACGGCGACGCGCAGGCAGATTTATCGGTGCACGGCGGCCCGCACAAGGCAATCAATGCCTATCCATCCGAGCATTACCCCTATTGGAAACAGACACTTCATCTGCCGGACATGCCGTACGGCGCCTTTGGTGAGAACTTCACGACCAGCGGTCTGCTGGAAGATGAGGTTTGCATTGGCGATGTGTTTCATGCTGGCGAGGCGCTGGTTCAGGTTTCACAGCCGCGTCAACCCTGCTGGAAAATCGAACGCCGGTGGGAAATCCAGGATTTCGGCGCGCGCATGAAACAGACCGGGAAAACAGGCTGGTATTTCCGAGTCCTCCGGGAGGGATATGTGGAGGCTGGAAATACGCTTGTTCTCACAGGACGGTCTTTCCCGCAATGGACTGTTGCTACGGCATACGCCATTATGCGCAACCGCAGGACGGACGCTACGGCGGCACGGGAACTGGCCCGTTGCCCCGCGCTTTCGCCACGATGGCAGGAAAATTTAATCGCAGCAACCCCAGGGTAA
- a CDS encoding DUF763 domain-containing protein, with the protein MKTGIAHLPLHGGKAPSWLFQRMKRLAREITIAVVSEYGPQEMLRRLSDPFWFQAFGCVLGFDWHSSGVTTTTCGALKEGMKGLEVELGLFIAGGKGGTSRKTPSEIIRAGGHLSCDPEKLVYASRMSAKVDSSAVQDGYQLYHHAFIFTKSGDWAVVQQGMNDASKYARRYHWLGSRVANFVVEPHQAICCDSRGDTLNMVAVASEEARQSAVILSQLKPGVLVGEIKKIQHLHLPSRHHVDIRDIHPDRLYKIFVKTYEQAPENFESLLGMEGVGPKTIRALALISEIVYGKSPSFHDPVRYSFAHGGKDGHPYPVDREVYDRTIEIFRNALRQAKVGNNEKVDALKRLNRFMS; encoded by the coding sequence ATGAAAACCGGTATTGCGCATCTGCCGCTTCATGGAGGCAAGGCGCCTTCGTGGCTATTCCAGCGGATGAAACGGCTTGCACGGGAAATTACGATTGCCGTGGTAAGCGAATATGGCCCACAGGAGATGCTCAGAAGACTTTCCGACCCGTTCTGGTTTCAGGCATTCGGCTGTGTGTTGGGATTTGACTGGCATTCAAGCGGTGTGACGACTACCACGTGCGGGGCGCTGAAGGAAGGCATGAAGGGGCTTGAGGTGGAATTAGGCCTGTTCATTGCCGGCGGCAAGGGAGGAACTTCCCGGAAAACGCCATCGGAGATTATCCGTGCGGGCGGCCATCTGTCGTGTGATCCCGAAAAACTGGTCTATGCCAGCAGGATGAGCGCCAAGGTGGACAGCAGCGCCGTACAGGATGGATATCAGTTGTATCATCACGCATTTATCTTCACGAAGTCCGGGGATTGGGCTGTTGTTCAGCAGGGAATGAATGATGCCAGTAAATATGCGCGCCGGTACCACTGGCTTGGCAGCAGAGTGGCAAACTTTGTGGTGGAACCCCATCAGGCCATTTGCTGTGATTCACGGGGGGATACCCTGAACATGGTGGCCGTAGCGAGTGAAGAGGCAAGACAATCCGCCGTCATCCTTTCACAGCTCAAACCCGGTGTTTTGGTGGGTGAGATCAAAAAGATTCAGCACCTGCATCTGCCGTCCCGTCACCACGTTGATATCCGGGATATTCACCCGGACCGCCTCTATAAGATATTCGTAAAGACCTATGAACAGGCGCCGGAAAATTTTGAATCGTTGCTGGGAATGGAAGGGGTGGGTCCCAAGACCATCCGGGCGCTGGCGCTGATTTCTGAAATTGTGTACGGGAAAAGCCCCAGTTTTCATGACCCGGTCAGGTACAGCTTTGCCCACGGTGGCAAGGATGGACATCCGTATCCGGTCGACCGGGAGGTGTATGACCGCACGATTGAAATATTCAGGAATGCCCTCCGGCAGGCAAAGGTTGGAAACAACGAGAAGGTGGACGCCCTGAAACGACTGAACCGTTTCATGTCTTAA